One genomic region from Lujinxingia vulgaris encodes:
- a CDS encoding Ig-like domain-containing protein yields the protein MKTMSTREISGISLLSTVGVVLALGVMGAGCEGCTSYFEPENNLEVYEGAQPEEVEFASYCQGVELSRQGAEPFERVDIDLQVFDVDVEGPKLREGLFVAEVIYGEGEGESYTMPVYYDVVEETHFIVSPHHPDSLEGGPVGLRFDDGQTACEGEFDWEVEALPPAPGALIEALETSSELAVELLATYGLTAQEVMSGDLEQIPVMAIPLAIQAWATAHPDNPDSLKRQIEEGRLALSPDAEDLEAVDRIVGKLGFATRNREAILEVAELEAEGFETRYTDRGPSEGLGFGDDLGSRQQGICGSLSRFVEVEINSSDDLSYYMRKAATSEALAESTAMVAQAVGLLSSIPAPSAIVGKLLGIFLTIDQLMKSAHANAYPRELYAPEVRSYAPNFLEDYTQAEEWSDYYISAKAPGWDVTKDIGQQLAGLAFSLAGRFDKATGRQSDSVINELLDSFGLEDDLGREISEALLGFVQQLGPMESLGGWLDGSGACVLNPGPWENIRVGMTGSKLKVEYPGKIGSRANGADVREGFCVDGGPGGVLNSYEPQRFGEGAIEVKANGSRAHFPPESNEGSSRWVKNIAILPIEVVMETPNVAALPGETVTLEATIENAHDPSGIWEVVMGEATLENERRNDNQLSVDVVLPDNEEAFPVVVELRSRSSRGLRSATCDPVPRTATAVIRDESFLRINPRARCLSEDETHQFEAEYASADPSARPVWSASDGSISQNGLFVPGEAEEVTITARLEGTELTDSVRVRVGHCECFYDIRVSGMANGTMGAFMGITGLYADGMLLIEMGYENQPNLHVITAEVPGPFPTVVPAGGGVHLEEIYYGVLQTPAAWLDEETATLMITRWTPQGYVEGRLRGYSPGGLARYGGENVPYMGGAYIEIDFMAPIRTAESPLGGLFTDCPLRREEGSLL from the coding sequence ATGAAGACGATGTCAACACGAGAAATTTCCGGAATTTCGCTCCTGTCCACCGTGGGAGTTGTGCTGGCGCTCGGCGTCATGGGGGCCGGGTGTGAGGGCTGTACGAGTTATTTTGAGCCCGAGAACAACCTGGAGGTCTACGAGGGGGCGCAGCCCGAAGAGGTGGAGTTTGCCTCGTACTGTCAGGGCGTGGAGCTGTCACGGCAGGGGGCCGAGCCCTTTGAGCGGGTGGACATCGATCTGCAGGTGTTCGATGTGGATGTGGAGGGGCCGAAGCTGCGGGAGGGGCTTTTTGTCGCCGAGGTGATTTATGGCGAGGGGGAGGGCGAGTCGTACACGATGCCGGTGTATTACGATGTGGTGGAAGAGACGCACTTTATCGTCTCGCCGCATCATCCCGACTCGTTGGAGGGGGGGCCGGTGGGGCTTCGATTTGACGATGGTCAGACGGCCTGTGAGGGGGAGTTTGACTGGGAGGTGGAGGCTTTGCCGCCGGCGCCGGGCGCGCTCATCGAGGCGTTGGAGACGAGCTCGGAGCTGGCCGTCGAGCTTCTGGCGACCTACGGGCTTACAGCACAGGAGGTGATGAGCGGGGATCTGGAGCAGATCCCTGTGATGGCGATACCGCTTGCGATTCAAGCCTGGGCGACGGCCCATCCCGACAATCCCGACTCGCTCAAGCGCCAGATCGAGGAGGGGCGTCTGGCGCTTTCTCCAGACGCCGAAGATCTGGAGGCGGTCGACCGGATCGTGGGCAAGCTCGGATTTGCGACGCGAAATCGCGAGGCGATTCTCGAGGTGGCGGAGCTTGAGGCCGAAGGGTTTGAGACCCGTTATACCGACCGCGGCCCCTCGGAGGGGTTGGGTTTTGGCGACGATCTGGGGAGCCGCCAGCAGGGCATCTGCGGCAGTCTGAGCCGATTTGTGGAGGTGGAGATCAACTCCTCAGACGACCTCTCCTATTACATGCGAAAGGCGGCCACCTCGGAGGCGTTGGCCGAAAGCACGGCGATGGTGGCGCAGGCGGTCGGGCTGCTTTCCAGCATTCCGGCACCCTCGGCGATTGTGGGTAAGTTGCTGGGCATCTTTTTAACGATCGATCAGCTGATGAAGAGCGCGCACGCCAACGCGTATCCCCGAGAACTTTACGCACCGGAGGTTCGAAGCTACGCGCCGAACTTTCTGGAGGACTACACACAGGCGGAGGAGTGGTCTGACTACTATATCTCGGCCAAGGCGCCCGGTTGGGATGTGACCAAAGATATCGGACAGCAGCTCGCCGGTCTGGCCTTTTCGCTGGCGGGGCGTTTTGACAAGGCCACCGGTCGTCAGAGTGACTCGGTGATCAACGAGCTTCTCGACAGCTTTGGGCTTGAAGACGATCTGGGGCGCGAAATCAGCGAGGCGTTGTTGGGATTTGTTCAGCAGCTCGGTCCGATGGAGTCGCTGGGGGGATGGCTCGATGGCAGCGGTGCGTGTGTGCTCAATCCGGGGCCCTGGGAGAACATTCGGGTGGGGATGACCGGCTCGAAGCTCAAGGTGGAGTACCCGGGGAAGATCGGGTCGCGGGCCAACGGCGCTGATGTTCGGGAAGGATTTTGTGTGGATGGAGGGCCGGGCGGTGTGCTCAACAGCTATGAGCCGCAGCGTTTCGGGGAGGGAGCGATCGAGGTGAAGGCCAATGGCTCTCGAGCGCATTTTCCGCCGGAGAGTAATGAAGGTAGCTCCCGCTGGGTTAAGAATATTGCGATTTTGCCCATTGAGGTTGTGATGGAGACGCCGAATGTGGCGGCGTTGCCCGGGGAGACGGTCACGTTGGAAGCAACCATTGAGAATGCCCACGACCCCTCCGGGATCTGGGAGGTTGTGATGGGTGAGGCGACCCTGGAGAACGAGCGGCGCAACGATAATCAGCTCAGCGTGGATGTGGTGCTGCCGGATAACGAGGAGGCGTTTCCGGTGGTCGTAGAGCTGCGGAGTCGTTCGAGCCGGGGCTTGCGTAGCGCGACGTGTGACCCGGTGCCGCGGACGGCGACCGCAGTGATCCGCGATGAATCCTTTTTGCGCATCAACCCTCGCGCGCGCTGTTTGAGCGAGGATGAAACACATCAGTTTGAGGCGGAGTACGCCAGCGCCGATCCGAGCGCACGGCCGGTGTGGTCGGCCAGCGACGGGAGCATCTCGCAAAACGGCCTCTTTGTGCCCGGAGAGGCTGAGGAGGTGACCATCACCGCTCGTCTGGAGGGGACGGAGCTGACGGATTCGGTGCGGGTGCGGGTGGGGCATTGCGAGTGTTTCTACGACATCCGGGTCAGTGGGATGGCCAACGGCACCATGGGTGCCTTCATGGGCATTACCGGTCTTTATGCGGATGGCATGCTGCTCATTGAGATGGGATATGAAAACCAACCCAACCTGCATGTGATCACCGCCGAGGTGCCCGGACCTTTCCCAACCGTGGTGCCTGCCGGGGGTGGGGTGCATCTTGAGGAGATCTATTATGGTGTTTTGCAGACCCCGGCGGCCTGGCTTGATGAAGAGACGGCAACGCTCATGATCACCCGCTGGACGCCCCAGGGGTATGTGGAGGGACGTCTGCGAGGCTACTCGCCGGGAGGTCTGGCGCGTTATGGCGGTGAAAATGTGCCTTATATGGGGGGAGCTTATATCGAGATCGACTTTATGGCGCCGATCCGCACCGCGGAGAGTCCACTGGGCGGTTTGTTTACAGACTGCCCGCTGCGTCGCGAAGAAGGCTCATTGCTCTAA